In Biomphalaria glabrata chromosome 11, xgBioGlab47.1, whole genome shotgun sequence, the following proteins share a genomic window:
- the LOC106051133 gene encoding NK-tumor recognition protein-like isoform X2: MRPSGKRDAAVAANAALKEKGLSLSVPFQWIFLLLCFEQNKLTLIESGKTPKKDVVKTVPNEGEESTSTSGPGSSATTSSVADKGCNLNTVKTSDPSVLSQEVLGKSKTSITKAGVNVKTHSKTEPKITIKTPVKALTRSTTRSQAAKQKTLLKSSDTSLVSGSEIILESIQLAEEQAHKVAVKEPLDTASSSGDTIQSETVTNDWAVIVIPLPDKIDVSEIEIPPPLKTEDVPLPLGSPKAPVSSSPKEEKNVVEDLNTILLPNSPTPDKSVSGKEVTELNKGSVSFSISKIPNKISTAPSAFNQDDLESVEVLPTKMLTLVESTEEILKRQTDESSVEPVPLSSPGATQSANPRLLENFVKVKLAKEPVEEIDWPVETIKYTKAMPQIHYSCNPLQFNFKEIYKTTEAHSPKAADTIPETGQSEGVKDDLEKVATDEAGDVNKTESVVEEKVKGTEKTHKPRHKHSRKKHKHKKSSKAKEGESKGEEVKKEEDGVEKAPEEEEKGKEKKKKRKKRKRRHKSKKNETVEGVEKEGEDGENKSKKRSKRKRSHADKEGEATESSKTEKKEGSDAVVNGDKASSSRRHKKHKRKHRKPTSRSEKARAQSASEKAKSLSNIDLVNAKEPKVKIDYNDEEEAQEQHSGNEQEVTGEPKMKRFRPSSSKKRRAKKNAGHEQIPSENTGQTDETLSSKSNKKEEEKQETPGAKDSVQVKKELSCENVSKDVAKTPNGDLSAGRKRSASISDALTPAKIAKCEQTETDKDTWSKMEGFYEHKEEGEGTKSKWDTSESEGEDVLKKTLTPNGPTSLSEDEKSKLETKPINGKIALSKTLISQSSISGNHVTKPATTGPDHSKNKVDADNNNKEVSVTSNTKSQRESRSHRRSSRHSISSSDWSSRSRSRSRSNRSRSDSYRSYTDESRYSDDSRSPSRSSRSYSRSRSRHRHHHRRSSSRRRRSHSYTSRSSSSWSRSRSYSHSRSYSRSISRSHSRSGKSRSPRSKLRKILKSPVLTPSITTITVAPVTGSTAGGKSGSTSGISGGAGGPPEDIPLPQKDSPTSASNQNEKEKKEDTGLIDIPLPDTGDKTKSDVKEVSGPGTSVTSSITNCVADSMAVTTLTTATPDGTVAPTDPSLEQVCDPYNDPSFFEDTYDSFDFEGWEYDQSYGDECQEEYDYNHDPYHHPPLRHPGMHPRMRGPPMPGYRGPPPRMFHDPRFGPRPGMGPRMGPNGPMGPRGPRPPMGPMGPLGMRGPMRGPRGPPGMRGPPGMHGPPGMRGPRPGMMGPPGPMGLRPRMGPPRMGPPMPGQGPRSRMGPPGPMSGPPGQYPPQRPGMPSYPRGPNVRNPLLNLSQPPPNFPGPPPGTSAASDSSKTDSAEPPPLPPPKPPTPQPPPPPKKEEIKPMAPLIPPEQAEQYRKLQEQAQKHAKKQQRKQEHQAKGEPESSDEDEEELAKKKEDEAKLAAEQKEMEEAALQVVEEVSVEPGSAILMQATQSPLVQQPTVVIPHQVAASPATYGLVSTPHLVHPAHLASHAAQLHHHQQLMASAQPQLVQLPNGQVAYATPSIPYQAGAPVIAMPHPALQASPMAQHVMLPHGALHPHQVQMAAHPGIAVTSAQYVTHMMAAQAQAQAQAHAHAQAAQAQAAQLQVAQAQAVQNAQFHGLVPGMHHVAMPGVHPQGQIILVPRIARPHI, from the exons ATGAGACCTAGTGGGAAGCGTGATGCTGCAGTGGCTGCCAATGCTGCTCTCAAAGAGAAAG GATTAAGCCTGTCTGTCCCTTTTCAATGGATCTTCTTA CTGCTTTGCTTTGAACAAAACAAACTGACCCTTATAGAATCTG GAAAGACTCCAAAGAAAGATGTTGTCAAGACAGTCCCAAATGAAGGAGAGGAATCAACATCT ACCTCTGGACCAGGCAGTAGTGCCACAACTTCTAGTGTTGCAGACAAAGGGTGCAACTTAAATACTGTGAAGACCAGTGACCCTTCAGTATTGTCTCAAGAGgttttggggaaaagtaaaactTCTATCACTAAGGCTGGTGTTAATGTGAAG ACCCATAGTAAAACTGAGCCTAAAATCACTATCAAGACACCAGTCAAAGCTCTTACAAGATCTACTACCAGATCTCAGGCTGCTAAACAGAAGACATTGCTTAAATCTTCTGATACTAGTCTTGTTTCTGGTTCAGAAATCATACTCGAg agCATACAACTAGCAGAAGAGCAAGCCCACAAAGTGGCTGTCAAGGAACCCTTAGACACAGCATCTTCTAGTGGTGACACTATTCAGTCTGAAACTGTGACCAATGACTGGGCTGTTATTGTCATTCCTCTACCAGATAAG ATTGATGTGTCAGAAATTGAGATTCCACCTCCTTTGAAAACAGAAGATGTACCCTTGCCATTAGGCAGCCCAAAAGCTCCTGTCAGTAGCAGTCCTAAGGAAGAGAAA AATGTTGTGGAAGATCTCAATACTATCCTGTTACCAAATAGCCCAACACCAGACAAAAG TGTGAGTGGTAAAGAAGTAACAGAACTTAACAAAGGcagtgtttcattttctatcagCAAGATCCCCAACAAAATCTCCACAGCACCATCAGCATTCAATCAAGATGACCTGGAGTCAGTAGAAGTCCTACCAACAAAGATGCTGACACTTGTTGAGAGTACAGAAGAAATACTAAAAAG GCAAACGGATGAAAGTTCAGTGGAGCCAGTTCCCTTATCTTCACCTGGTGCTACACAATCAGCTAATCCTCGTCTATTAGAAAACTTTGTCAAAGTAAAACTAGCTAAAGAGCCAGTTGAAGAAATTGATTGGCCAGTGGAAACTATCAAGTACACCAAAGCTATGCCCCAAATCCATTATAGTTGCAACCCTttacagtttaatttcaaagagATTTATAAGACTACAGAAGCTCATAGTCCCAAGGCTGCAGATACCATCCCAGAAACAGGTCAATCTGAAGGTGTGAAAGATGATCTTGAGAAGGTGGCAACAGATGAGGCTGGGGATGTCAACAAGACTGAATCAGTAGTTGAAGAGAAGGTGAAAGGGACAGAGAAAACCCACAAACCAAGACACAAACACtccagaaaaaaacacaaacataagAAAAGTAGCAAAGCAAAAGAAGGAGAGTCAAAAGGAGAAGAAGTTAAAAAAGAGGAAGATGGAGTAGAGAAGGCCCCAGAAGAGGAAGAGAAGggtaaagagaaaaagaagaaaagaaagaagcgAAAGAGAAGACATAAGAGTAAAAAGAATGAAACAGTCGAAGGTGTTGAGAAAGAAGGAGAAGATGGAGAGAATAAGAGTAAAAAGAGATCGAAAAGGAAAAGAAGCCATGCAGACAAAGAAGGAGAAGCAACTGAAAGCTCTAAGActgaaaagaaagaaggaagTGATGCTGTTGTGAATGGGGACAAAGCTTCTTCATCCAGAAGACACAAAAAACATAAGAGAAAACACAGGAAACCAACTTCTAGATCAGAGAAAGCTAGAGCTCAGAGTGCTTCAGAAAAAGCCAAATCACTTAGCAATATTGATTTAGTCAATGCTAAGGAGCCAAAGGTAAAGATTGATTACAATGATGAAGAAGAAGCACAGGAGCAGCATTCTGGTAATGAACAGGAGGTCACTGGTGAACCAAAGATGAAAAGATTTAGACCATCCAGTTCTAAGAAACGGCGAGCCAAAAAGAATGCTGGACATGAGCAGATCCCAAGTGAAAACACAGGTCAGACTGATGAAACACTttcatctaaatctaataaaaaagaagaagaaaaacaagagACTCCAGGGGCCAAAGATTCTGTCCAAGTAAAAAAAGAGTTGTCATGTGAAAATGTTAGCAAAGATGTGGCTAAGACTCCTAATGGAGATCTTTCAGCTGGTCGCAAACGATCAGCCAGCATATCTGATGCACTTACCCCAGCCAAGATTGCTAAGTGTGAACAAACAGAAACGGATAAGGACACGTGGAGCAAAATGGAAGGGTTCTATGAACATAAAGAGGAAGGGGAGGGTACCAAAAGTAAATGGGATACcagtgaaagtgaaggtgaagatgttttgaagaaaacattaacCCCTAATGGTCCCACGTCACTTTCTGAAGATGAAAAGTCTAAACTGGAGACCAAGCCTATAAATGGCAAAATAGCTTTGTCTAAGACTTTAATATCTCAGAGTAGTATAAGTGGTAATCATGTCACAAAACCAGCTACTACTGGTCCTGATCACAGCAAGAACAAAGTTGATGCtgataacaacaacaaagaagttTCTGTAACCTCCAACACTAAGTCTCAGCGAGAGTCAAGGAGTCACCGCCGCAGTAGCAGGCATTCTATTAGTTCTTCTGACTGGTCATCCAGGtctcgatctaggtcaaggTCTAACAGATCTAGGTCTGACTCTTATAGAAGTTACACAGATGAATCCAGATATAGTGATGATTCACGGTCACCTAGTCGATCTTCTAGGAGTTATAGTCGTAGTCGTTCTCGTCATCGCCATCATCACAGGAGGTCATCTTCTAGAAGACGCCGAAGTCATAGCTACACCAGTCGCTCTAGTTCTAGCTGGTCACGTAGTCGGTCATATTCTCATTCTAGAAGCTACAgtagatccatatctcgctctCACTCGCGAAGTGGTAAATCTAGAAGCCCAAGAAGTAAACTGAGAAAAATCTTGAAATCTCCTGTCTTAACACCATCTATTACAACAATAACTGTAGCACCAGTAACTGGCAGTACTGCAGGAGGTAAAAGTGGATCTACAAGTGGGATTTCAGGAGGGGCTGGTGGACCGCCAGAAGATATACCTCTACCTCAGAAAGATTCGCCTACATCAGCATCAAAtcagaatgagaaagagaaaaaagaagacaCTGGCCTGATAGATATTCCACTTCCTGATACAGGGGACAAAACAAAGTCTGATGTGAAGGAAGTCTCTGGACCTGGAACATCAGTCACATCTTCTATCACTAACTGTGTTGCTGACTCAATGGCTGTGACAACATTGACCACTGCTACTCCTGATGGAACTGTTGCTCCTACTGATCCCTCATTGGAGCAAGTTTGTGACCCTTATAATGATCCATCATTCTTTGAAGACACCTATGATAGCTTTGACTTTGAAGGATGGGAGTATGACCAAAGTTATGGGGATGAGTGCCAGGAAGAGTATGACTATAACCATGACCCATATCATCATCCACCATTGCGACATCCTGGTATGCATCCTCGCATGAGAGGTCCACCAATGCCAGGATACAGGGGCCCACCTCCTAGGATGTTTCATGATCCAAGGTTTGGACCTCGACCTGGCATGGGTCCAAGAATGGGACCTAATGGACCTATGGGTCCTAGAGGACCAAGACCACCGATGGGTCCCATGGGACCTCTAGGCATGAGAGGTCCTATGAGAGGACCTAGAGGCCCTCCTGGAATGCGAGGCCCTCCTGGAATGCATGGTCCTCCAGGAATGAGAGGACCCAGACCAGGAATGATGGGACCTCCAGGCCCCATGGGACTTCGCCCAAGAATGGGTCCCCCCCGCATGGGTCCCCCAATGCCTGGTCAGGGCCCTAGATCTCGAATGGGACCACCTGGTCCAATGTCTGGCCCACCTGGACAGTATCCACCACAAAGACCTGGCATGCCTTCATACCCACGAGGTCCAAATGTAAGAAATCCATTACTTAACCTAAGTCAGCCCCCACCCAATTTCCCAGGACCACCTCCAGGAACTTCTGCAGCATCTGACTCTTCCAAAACAGACTCAGCTGAACCTCCTCCACTTCCCCCACCAAAGCCACCTACTCCACAACCTCCCCCTCCTCCAAAAAAGGAAGAAATCAAACCTATGGCACCTCTTATTCCACCAGAACAAGCTGAGCAATATAGGAAACTGCAG GAGCAGGCCCAGAAACATGCCAAGAAACAACAGCGCAAACAAGAACATCAAGCCaaaggtgaaccagagagtagtgatgaagatgaagaagaGCTGGCCAAGAAAAAAGAGGATGAAGCCAAATTGGCCGCTGAGCAAAAGGAGATGGAAGAAGCTGCACTTCAGGTGGTTGAAGAAGTGAGTGTTGAACCGGGCTCAGCCATTTTAATGCAAGCTACTCAGTCTCCCTTAGTTCAGCAGCCAACAGTTGTGATCCCACACCAAGTGGCTGCATCCCCTGCAACCTACGGCCTAGTGTCTACACCTCAtctagtccacccagctcaccTAGCTTCACATGCAGCACAGCTTCATCATCACCAGCAGTTGATGGCCTCAGCCCAACCCCAGTTGGTGCAGCTCCCCAATGGACAGGTGGCCTATGCTACACCATCAATCCCCTATCAGGCTGGGGCTCCTGTGATTGCCATGCCTCACCCTGCACTTCAGGCCTCTCCCATGGCCCAGCATGTCATGCTACCTCACGGTGCTTTGCATCCTCACCAGGTGCAAATGGCAGCACATCCTGGCATTGCTGTCACCAGTGCTCAGTATGTCACTCATATGATGGCTGCCCAGGCCCAAGCACAGGCTCAGGCACATGCCCATGCCCAGGCAGCCCAGGCTCAAGCTGCTCAACTGCAGGTGGCCCAAGCTCAGGCTGTTCAAAATGCCCAATTTCATGGTCTTGTACCTGGCATGCATCATGTAGCTATGCCAGGTGTTCACCCTCAAGGACAGATTATTCTAGTGCCTAGAATAGCAAGGCCACACATCTAG
- the LOC106051133 gene encoding NK-tumor recognition protein-like isoform X1 yields MRPSGKRDAAVAANAALKEKGLSLSVPFQWIFLLLCFEQNKLTLIESGKTPKKDVVKTVPNEGEESTSTSGPGSSATTSSVADKGCNLNTVKTSDPSVLSQEVLGKSKTSITKAGVNVKTHSKTEPKITIKTPVKALTRSTTRSQAAKQKTLLKSSDTSLVSGSEIILESIQLAEEQAHKVAVKEPLDTASSSGDTIQSETVTNDWAVIVIPLPDKIDVSEIEIPPPLKTEDVPLPLGSPKAPVSSSPKEEKNVVEDLNTILLPNSPTPDKSVSGKEVTELNKGSVSFSISKIPNKISTAPSAFNQDDLESVEVLPTKMLTLVESTEEILKSGHIVTRQTDESSVEPVPLSSPGATQSANPRLLENFVKVKLAKEPVEEIDWPVETIKYTKAMPQIHYSCNPLQFNFKEIYKTTEAHSPKAADTIPETGQSEGVKDDLEKVATDEAGDVNKTESVVEEKVKGTEKTHKPRHKHSRKKHKHKKSSKAKEGESKGEEVKKEEDGVEKAPEEEEKGKEKKKKRKKRKRRHKSKKNETVEGVEKEGEDGENKSKKRSKRKRSHADKEGEATESSKTEKKEGSDAVVNGDKASSSRRHKKHKRKHRKPTSRSEKARAQSASEKAKSLSNIDLVNAKEPKVKIDYNDEEEAQEQHSGNEQEVTGEPKMKRFRPSSSKKRRAKKNAGHEQIPSENTGQTDETLSSKSNKKEEEKQETPGAKDSVQVKKELSCENVSKDVAKTPNGDLSAGRKRSASISDALTPAKIAKCEQTETDKDTWSKMEGFYEHKEEGEGTKSKWDTSESEGEDVLKKTLTPNGPTSLSEDEKSKLETKPINGKIALSKTLISQSSISGNHVTKPATTGPDHSKNKVDADNNNKEVSVTSNTKSQRESRSHRRSSRHSISSSDWSSRSRSRSRSNRSRSDSYRSYTDESRYSDDSRSPSRSSRSYSRSRSRHRHHHRRSSSRRRRSHSYTSRSSSSWSRSRSYSHSRSYSRSISRSHSRSGKSRSPRSKLRKILKSPVLTPSITTITVAPVTGSTAGGKSGSTSGISGGAGGPPEDIPLPQKDSPTSASNQNEKEKKEDTGLIDIPLPDTGDKTKSDVKEVSGPGTSVTSSITNCVADSMAVTTLTTATPDGTVAPTDPSLEQVCDPYNDPSFFEDTYDSFDFEGWEYDQSYGDECQEEYDYNHDPYHHPPLRHPGMHPRMRGPPMPGYRGPPPRMFHDPRFGPRPGMGPRMGPNGPMGPRGPRPPMGPMGPLGMRGPMRGPRGPPGMRGPPGMHGPPGMRGPRPGMMGPPGPMGLRPRMGPPRMGPPMPGQGPRSRMGPPGPMSGPPGQYPPQRPGMPSYPRGPNVRNPLLNLSQPPPNFPGPPPGTSAASDSSKTDSAEPPPLPPPKPPTPQPPPPPKKEEIKPMAPLIPPEQAEQYRKLQEQAQKHAKKQQRKQEHQAKGEPESSDEDEEELAKKKEDEAKLAAEQKEMEEAALQVVEEVSVEPGSAILMQATQSPLVQQPTVVIPHQVAASPATYGLVSTPHLVHPAHLASHAAQLHHHQQLMASAQPQLVQLPNGQVAYATPSIPYQAGAPVIAMPHPALQASPMAQHVMLPHGALHPHQVQMAAHPGIAVTSAQYVTHMMAAQAQAQAQAHAHAQAAQAQAAQLQVAQAQAVQNAQFHGLVPGMHHVAMPGVHPQGQIILVPRIARPHI; encoded by the exons ATGAGACCTAGTGGGAAGCGTGATGCTGCAGTGGCTGCCAATGCTGCTCTCAAAGAGAAAG GATTAAGCCTGTCTGTCCCTTTTCAATGGATCTTCTTA CTGCTTTGCTTTGAACAAAACAAACTGACCCTTATAGAATCTG GAAAGACTCCAAAGAAAGATGTTGTCAAGACAGTCCCAAATGAAGGAGAGGAATCAACATCT ACCTCTGGACCAGGCAGTAGTGCCACAACTTCTAGTGTTGCAGACAAAGGGTGCAACTTAAATACTGTGAAGACCAGTGACCCTTCAGTATTGTCTCAAGAGgttttggggaaaagtaaaactTCTATCACTAAGGCTGGTGTTAATGTGAAG ACCCATAGTAAAACTGAGCCTAAAATCACTATCAAGACACCAGTCAAAGCTCTTACAAGATCTACTACCAGATCTCAGGCTGCTAAACAGAAGACATTGCTTAAATCTTCTGATACTAGTCTTGTTTCTGGTTCAGAAATCATACTCGAg agCATACAACTAGCAGAAGAGCAAGCCCACAAAGTGGCTGTCAAGGAACCCTTAGACACAGCATCTTCTAGTGGTGACACTATTCAGTCTGAAACTGTGACCAATGACTGGGCTGTTATTGTCATTCCTCTACCAGATAAG ATTGATGTGTCAGAAATTGAGATTCCACCTCCTTTGAAAACAGAAGATGTACCCTTGCCATTAGGCAGCCCAAAAGCTCCTGTCAGTAGCAGTCCTAAGGAAGAGAAA AATGTTGTGGAAGATCTCAATACTATCCTGTTACCAAATAGCCCAACACCAGACAAAAG TGTGAGTGGTAAAGAAGTAACAGAACTTAACAAAGGcagtgtttcattttctatcagCAAGATCCCCAACAAAATCTCCACAGCACCATCAGCATTCAATCAAGATGACCTGGAGTCAGTAGAAGTCCTACCAACAAAGATGCTGACACTTGTTGAGAGTACAGAAGAAATACTAAAAAG TGGTCACATTGTTACCAGGCAAACGGATGAAAGTTCAGTGGAGCCAGTTCCCTTATCTTCACCTGGTGCTACACAATCAGCTAATCCTCGTCTATTAGAAAACTTTGTCAAAGTAAAACTAGCTAAAGAGCCAGTTGAAGAAATTGATTGGCCAGTGGAAACTATCAAGTACACCAAAGCTATGCCCCAAATCCATTATAGTTGCAACCCTttacagtttaatttcaaagagATTTATAAGACTACAGAAGCTCATAGTCCCAAGGCTGCAGATACCATCCCAGAAACAGGTCAATCTGAAGGTGTGAAAGATGATCTTGAGAAGGTGGCAACAGATGAGGCTGGGGATGTCAACAAGACTGAATCAGTAGTTGAAGAGAAGGTGAAAGGGACAGAGAAAACCCACAAACCAAGACACAAACACtccagaaaaaaacacaaacataagAAAAGTAGCAAAGCAAAAGAAGGAGAGTCAAAAGGAGAAGAAGTTAAAAAAGAGGAAGATGGAGTAGAGAAGGCCCCAGAAGAGGAAGAGAAGggtaaagagaaaaagaagaaaagaaagaagcgAAAGAGAAGACATAAGAGTAAAAAGAATGAAACAGTCGAAGGTGTTGAGAAAGAAGGAGAAGATGGAGAGAATAAGAGTAAAAAGAGATCGAAAAGGAAAAGAAGCCATGCAGACAAAGAAGGAGAAGCAACTGAAAGCTCTAAGActgaaaagaaagaaggaagTGATGCTGTTGTGAATGGGGACAAAGCTTCTTCATCCAGAAGACACAAAAAACATAAGAGAAAACACAGGAAACCAACTTCTAGATCAGAGAAAGCTAGAGCTCAGAGTGCTTCAGAAAAAGCCAAATCACTTAGCAATATTGATTTAGTCAATGCTAAGGAGCCAAAGGTAAAGATTGATTACAATGATGAAGAAGAAGCACAGGAGCAGCATTCTGGTAATGAACAGGAGGTCACTGGTGAACCAAAGATGAAAAGATTTAGACCATCCAGTTCTAAGAAACGGCGAGCCAAAAAGAATGCTGGACATGAGCAGATCCCAAGTGAAAACACAGGTCAGACTGATGAAACACTttcatctaaatctaataaaaaagaagaagaaaaacaagagACTCCAGGGGCCAAAGATTCTGTCCAAGTAAAAAAAGAGTTGTCATGTGAAAATGTTAGCAAAGATGTGGCTAAGACTCCTAATGGAGATCTTTCAGCTGGTCGCAAACGATCAGCCAGCATATCTGATGCACTTACCCCAGCCAAGATTGCTAAGTGTGAACAAACAGAAACGGATAAGGACACGTGGAGCAAAATGGAAGGGTTCTATGAACATAAAGAGGAAGGGGAGGGTACCAAAAGTAAATGGGATACcagtgaaagtgaaggtgaagatgttttgaagaaaacattaacCCCTAATGGTCCCACGTCACTTTCTGAAGATGAAAAGTCTAAACTGGAGACCAAGCCTATAAATGGCAAAATAGCTTTGTCTAAGACTTTAATATCTCAGAGTAGTATAAGTGGTAATCATGTCACAAAACCAGCTACTACTGGTCCTGATCACAGCAAGAACAAAGTTGATGCtgataacaacaacaaagaagttTCTGTAACCTCCAACACTAAGTCTCAGCGAGAGTCAAGGAGTCACCGCCGCAGTAGCAGGCATTCTATTAGTTCTTCTGACTGGTCATCCAGGtctcgatctaggtcaaggTCTAACAGATCTAGGTCTGACTCTTATAGAAGTTACACAGATGAATCCAGATATAGTGATGATTCACGGTCACCTAGTCGATCTTCTAGGAGTTATAGTCGTAGTCGTTCTCGTCATCGCCATCATCACAGGAGGTCATCTTCTAGAAGACGCCGAAGTCATAGCTACACCAGTCGCTCTAGTTCTAGCTGGTCACGTAGTCGGTCATATTCTCATTCTAGAAGCTACAgtagatccatatctcgctctCACTCGCGAAGTGGTAAATCTAGAAGCCCAAGAAGTAAACTGAGAAAAATCTTGAAATCTCCTGTCTTAACACCATCTATTACAACAATAACTGTAGCACCAGTAACTGGCAGTACTGCAGGAGGTAAAAGTGGATCTACAAGTGGGATTTCAGGAGGGGCTGGTGGACCGCCAGAAGATATACCTCTACCTCAGAAAGATTCGCCTACATCAGCATCAAAtcagaatgagaaagagaaaaaagaagacaCTGGCCTGATAGATATTCCACTTCCTGATACAGGGGACAAAACAAAGTCTGATGTGAAGGAAGTCTCTGGACCTGGAACATCAGTCACATCTTCTATCACTAACTGTGTTGCTGACTCAATGGCTGTGACAACATTGACCACTGCTACTCCTGATGGAACTGTTGCTCCTACTGATCCCTCATTGGAGCAAGTTTGTGACCCTTATAATGATCCATCATTCTTTGAAGACACCTATGATAGCTTTGACTTTGAAGGATGGGAGTATGACCAAAGTTATGGGGATGAGTGCCAGGAAGAGTATGACTATAACCATGACCCATATCATCATCCACCATTGCGACATCCTGGTATGCATCCTCGCATGAGAGGTCCACCAATGCCAGGATACAGGGGCCCACCTCCTAGGATGTTTCATGATCCAAGGTTTGGACCTCGACCTGGCATGGGTCCAAGAATGGGACCTAATGGACCTATGGGTCCTAGAGGACCAAGACCACCGATGGGTCCCATGGGACCTCTAGGCATGAGAGGTCCTATGAGAGGACCTAGAGGCCCTCCTGGAATGCGAGGCCCTCCTGGAATGCATGGTCCTCCAGGAATGAGAGGACCCAGACCAGGAATGATGGGACCTCCAGGCCCCATGGGACTTCGCCCAAGAATGGGTCCCCCCCGCATGGGTCCCCCAATGCCTGGTCAGGGCCCTAGATCTCGAATGGGACCACCTGGTCCAATGTCTGGCCCACCTGGACAGTATCCACCACAAAGACCTGGCATGCCTTCATACCCACGAGGTCCAAATGTAAGAAATCCATTACTTAACCTAAGTCAGCCCCCACCCAATTTCCCAGGACCACCTCCAGGAACTTCTGCAGCATCTGACTCTTCCAAAACAGACTCAGCTGAACCTCCTCCACTTCCCCCACCAAAGCCACCTACTCCACAACCTCCCCCTCCTCCAAAAAAGGAAGAAATCAAACCTATGGCACCTCTTATTCCACCAGAACAAGCTGAGCAATATAGGAAACTGCAG GAGCAGGCCCAGAAACATGCCAAGAAACAACAGCGCAAACAAGAACATCAAGCCaaaggtgaaccagagagtagtgatgaagatgaagaagaGCTGGCCAAGAAAAAAGAGGATGAAGCCAAATTGGCCGCTGAGCAAAAGGAGATGGAAGAAGCTGCACTTCAGGTGGTTGAAGAAGTGAGTGTTGAACCGGGCTCAGCCATTTTAATGCAAGCTACTCAGTCTCCCTTAGTTCAGCAGCCAACAGTTGTGATCCCACACCAAGTGGCTGCATCCCCTGCAACCTACGGCCTAGTGTCTACACCTCAtctagtccacccagctcaccTAGCTTCACATGCAGCACAGCTTCATCATCACCAGCAGTTGATGGCCTCAGCCCAACCCCAGTTGGTGCAGCTCCCCAATGGACAGGTGGCCTATGCTACACCATCAATCCCCTATCAGGCTGGGGCTCCTGTGATTGCCATGCCTCACCCTGCACTTCAGGCCTCTCCCATGGCCCAGCATGTCATGCTACCTCACGGTGCTTTGCATCCTCACCAGGTGCAAATGGCAGCACATCCTGGCATTGCTGTCACCAGTGCTCAGTATGTCACTCATATGATGGCTGCCCAGGCCCAAGCACAGGCTCAGGCACATGCCCATGCCCAGGCAGCCCAGGCTCAAGCTGCTCAACTGCAGGTGGCCCAAGCTCAGGCTGTTCAAAATGCCCAATTTCATGGTCTTGTACCTGGCATGCATCATGTAGCTATGCCAGGTGTTCACCCTCAAGGACAGATTATTCTAGTGCCTAGAATAGCAAGGCCACACATCTAG